In the genome of Vicia villosa cultivar HV-30 ecotype Madison, WI linkage group LG7, Vvil1.0, whole genome shotgun sequence, one region contains:
- the LOC131620763 gene encoding RING-H2 finger protein ATL63-like, with translation MLSQHDSVNSSTNTLSQLAQNMFSDENNDNNIIMLAAIISLLLVILFVLLLHLYAKCFLAQSNSQSNTRRRQPSVSDIPTPSNFHHHFNTEAQQPFNGLNPTTVSKIPTFVSEHKTEELECVICLSYIEKGEIGRKLPKCGHAFHVECIDMWLNSHTNCPMCRSLIVEEDSHGGGIEIVIDDSARSYEISESGSVSVSETSLSLFGFSFKRIISKVFLSSHVNELDHGSQ, from the coding sequence ATGCTGAGCCAGCACGACTCGGTAAACTCGTCCACCAACACGCTGAGTCAACTCGCTCAGAACATGTTCTCCGACgaaaacaacgacaacaacatcatcatgctAGCAGCCATTATTTCCCTCCTTCTAGTAATCCTCTTCGTCCTACTCCTCCACCTCTACGCCAAATGCTTCCTAGCTCAGTCCAACTCACAGTCAAATACTCGCCGCCGGCAACCCTCTGTCTCCGACATTCCAACTCCCTCCAACTTTCACCACCATTTCAACACCGAAGCCCAACAACCCTTCAACGGACTCAACCCAACAACAGTTTCGAAGATTCCGACATTTGTGTCGGAACATAAAACAGAGGAACTAGAATGTGTGATATGTTTGAGTTACATTGAAAAAGGTGAGATTGGAAGAAAGTTGCCAAAATGTGGACACGCTTTTCATGTTGAATGCATTGACATGTGGTTGAATTCTCATACCAATTGTCCAATGTGTAGATCTTTGATTGTTGAAGAAGATTCTCATGGTGGTGGCATTGAGATTGTGATTGATGATAGTGCAAGAAGTTATGAGATTAGTGAAAGTGGTTCTGTTTCTGTATCAGAAACTTCTCTGTCTTTGTTTGGTTTTTCTTTCAAGAGAATTATTAGcaaagtttttctttcttctcatgtaaatgaattagatcatgGTTCACAATGa